In one window of Gossypium hirsutum isolate 1008001.06 chromosome A01, Gossypium_hirsutum_v2.1, whole genome shotgun sequence DNA:
- the LOC107917597 gene encoding thioredoxin-like protein CXXS1 codes for MMDRQSKKPKSRVVKINSQRTWDFFITQANNQACPVMVHFTAAWCVPSVAMNPFFEELALSYQDILFLSVDVDDVKEAASKMEITAMPTFLLMRQGTQVDKLVGANPDEIKKMIDAFTPQFRSSKISI; via the exons ATGATGGATAGGCAAAGTAAGAAGCCGAAATCAAGAGTTGTGAAAATAAATTCACAACGCACTTGGGATTTCTTCATCACACAGGCTAACAATCAAGCCTGCCCT GTTATGGTACATTTTACAGCAGCTTGGTGCGTGCCTTCAGTGGCCATGAATCCTTTTTTTGAAGAACTCGCCTTGAGCTACCAAGATATTTTGTTTCTTTCTGTGGATGTGGACGATGTTAAG GAGGCAGCATCCAAGATGGAAATCACAGCAATGCCAACGTTTTTGTTGATGAGGCAAGGAACTCAGGTTGACAAGCTTGTTGGTGCCAATCCtgatgaaatcaagaaaatgattGATGCTTTTACTCCTCAGTTTCGTTCttctaaaatttctatttaa